The segment GCGAGGGCGCGCGGGTCGGCTTGCCGGCACATCTCCTCCAGCGCCGCCTCGTCGTGAAGACCCGTGGGGACGAGGGAGGAGAGGATCTCCGCCGGGGACGCCCCCGAAACGATTCCCCGCAGGACGGTCTTGACGGCCTGCACCTCCCAGCGGCCGAGCACGAGACGGACCGCCTCGGCGCAATCGCCGGAGGAGAGGACCAGTAGCCGGGCCAGGGTCTGCGAGACGTTCCTGCGGAGGGCCTCCTCGATCCGGGCGGCCTCCGGGACCTCCCCCCCGGTGGATTCGATGTATTGCCCATACGGGCTCTCCCGCAAGGCCGCGGCGATCGACGACAGGTCGGGCAGCGCGAGGAGCGTTTCGTACTCCCGGCGCGAGAGGAGTTGCGCCCGCATCGCCCGCAATCTGGCGGCAAGGTAGAAGAGGTCACTCATCGGGTCCGGGTAGCCTCCTCGATAGTTCGACCAACAACACGGGCCGGGCTTTCACGAACCGGGACCGGAGCGTGTTCCGTACGAGGAACGTGCCGTCTTCGTCCGACGCCTCCACCCCCCCGATCTCCGTTTCCGGCAACGGCCCGAAGCGGATGCGCGCGTCGGAGGCCGATCGTTCGAGCGCGGCGCGGGTGACCCCGTCCGCGTGCAGGATGACGTTCCCCGCCGGGAGCTCCGGGAGGATCTCCCGGTACAGCCGCTCCGCGACGGCAGGGTAGCGCGCTTCGCCGAGGAGGAGCGGCAGGCGTTCTTCCACCCGGGCCAGCACCGCGTCCGCAACCGCGGCGCGCGCCTGCAGCCGCACCTCGTTCGTTTCCTGCCGGGCGCGGTTCATGCTTCGGTCCCGTGCCCGCTCTGCCTCCCTGCCCGTGGCGTCCCGGACGTCCCGCTCGACGGTTTCGGACTTCCGCCGGGCGTCTTCCGTGATCTTCGCGGCCTCTTCGCGGGCCCGGGCCAGGATCTCGTCCCTCCGCGTCTCCGCCGTCCGGATCAGGTGCCGGACCAGCTCTTCGTACCCCACCGCGGTCCCCTCCTCACTTCAGCGTCGTGAGGATGAGGATGGCGATGGTGAACCCGAAGATGATGAGCGTCTCCGGGATCACCAGCAGGATGATCATCGTCCCGAGCGATTCCGGTTTTTCGAGGAGGGCGCCCACCGCCGCCGCCCCGATCCGTGCCTGGGCCCAGCCGGTTGCCAGTGCGGCCAACCCGATCGCCAGACCTGCCCCCACCGCGATCAACCCCGTTGTCATGACGTGTCCTCCCTTTCCGGCCTGCCGGCCCTCATGCGATCGTTCGAAACGGTTGGTAGGCGCGACCGCCGCCGATGAAAAAATTCTCAAAGAACTCCACGTAGTGGAGACGAATGGCCTGGATGGTGGGGGAGAGGACGCAGAACGCGAGGTTGATGGTGTGCAGCGTCACCCCGGCGAGGATCCCCAGCACGGGGATCCCGACCAGCGGCACCAACCGGTTGGCCGTATAGGCGAGGGAGACGGAGGCCACGCCGATCCCCGTGATGCGAAGATACGAAAGGACGTTCACCAGGTTGTGGGCCTCCATCGCCGCCCCGGCGCCCCCGCTCAGGATCATCACCAGCAGGGAGGCGGGAATCCCCGCCAGCCCGATGTGGAGGGCGACCCGCGGCGCCCACCCGGCGCCCCCCGCGATCGCCGCCGCGACGGCGACCAGAAGACCGAGCCCCGCGGCCTTGGAGACGATCTCGCCCCGCCTCCCGCGGCGAACGGCGGTGTAGATGCCCAGGCCGACCCCCAGGAAGACATGGACAACCCCGATGCCCAAGGCGAAGAGGAGGATGTTCCGGAAGTCCCCCATCCGGCCGAAGAGGAGGGGTCGCAGCCCCAGCCGCTCCCCGAGGTCGCCGAACAGCTCGCCGTAGGCGAATCCCCAGGCGATGGCGGAGAGGGCCGCCCAGGAAAAGACGGCCGTCGCGTCGGCGACGAGTGGGTTCCTTCCGTATCGCCATCTTGCGGCCCGGGCGATCGCCAGGAGAAGGAGGCCGTACCCGATGTCCCCGATGATGATCCCGTAGAAGAGGGGGAAGAAGACCGCCACCAGGGGGGTGGGGTCGATCGTCCCGTATCGGGGGAGCGGCAGGACCCTCGTGAAGATCTCGAAGGGTCGGACCGCGGGGCGGTTGCGCAGGACGACGGGAACGCCCTCCTTCTCCGACCTCTCGATGGCGAGCCGCTCGACGATCACGAGATCTCCGAACGCCTCCGCGATCGCCTTCCTGACCCGCGCCAGCTCGCATTCCGGGACCCAGCCGTGGAACAGGAACGTCGCACGGGTCTCGTAGAACAAGGCGGACGCGCGGATCCTCTCGATCCGGTTCCCGAGCCAGCGGCGAAGACCGAGGAGCGGGCCCCGCCATTCGCGGGACATCGCGGCGATGCTTGCCTCGATCTCCCGGATCGCCGGCGGAAGCTCGGCCTGCCTGCGCGCGATGATCTCGAGCGCCTCCGGGAGCGGCTTTTCCGCCACGGAGGCGGGGAGGCGCAGTTCGCCGATGTTTTTCTCCCAGAGGAGGGTTCGCGCTTCCGCGGCCATTTCCACCGGGAAGATGAGCAGCGCGGCCAGCGTCTCCTTGTCCACCTCGCGATAGAGGATCTCGAACCGGCCGTTCGTCAGGAGGGAGAGCGCCTCCTCCAGGAGGGTCGCCACGGCCGCCTCCTTCGAGGAAAGGATCAGTCCCGTGCACTCCAGTTCACGGCTTTCCCGCACCATCCCGATCAGCGGCGCGAGGACCTTGAGGACCTTGTCGTACCGGGAAAAGAGGGACTGTTCGTCCTGGTGCCTCTTCAGGTCGGCGACGAGGGACGCGGCGCGCGCCGAAAGGGTGTCCAGGTGAACGTTGACGGCCTTGAGCGGGTCCGCTCCGGAGGGATCCGGGACGAGGTCGAGGATCCCTTCATCGTCCCGCCCCTCCGGGGGGGAGGGGAGAACGAGGAGGAGCTGCCGAACCTTCTCGAGCGCCGTTTCCAGGGTCGCCCGGGTCTGTTGGGCGGCGGGGTCGAGGACGTGACGCCGGATGACCGGGATGTCGGACTGGAGGCGGCGGATGTCGGGGGGCGCGGACTCGATGTGGATCGCGCCGATCTCCTGGAACAGGGCGATCACCGCCGACAGCCGGGAGCTTGGACCCAGGACC is part of the Deltaproteobacteria bacterium genome and harbors:
- a CDS encoding V-type ATP synthase subunit E family protein gives rise to the protein MGYEELVRHLIRTAETRRDEILARAREEAAKITEDARRKSETVERDVRDATGREAERARDRSMNRARQETNEVRLQARAAVADAVLARVEERLPLLLGEARYPAVAERLYREILPELPAGNVILHADGVTRAALERSASDARIRFGPLPETEIGGVEASDEDGTFLVRNTLRSRFVKARPVLLVELSRRLPGPDE
- a CDS encoding ATPase translates to MTTGLIAVGAGLAIGLAALATGWAQARIGAAAVGALLEKPESLGTMIILLVIPETLIIFGFTIAILILTTLK